The nucleotide window TTGGCCGACTGATTGGCGAGAAAAACGAGAAGAAGATGGTGGAGGAAGTGCAGCGCTATGGCACCTGGGCCGTCGTCATTGCCCGCCTCTCCCCGCTCTGTCCGACGACGCGGTGAGCTTTGTGGCCGGGGTGGCCCGCCTGGGCTACTGGCGGTTTATGCTGGCTACGGTGGCCGGCGTAGCGCCCCTTATTGCCCTGCTGGCCTGGCTGGGCGAAAACAGTGACCGGCTCAAAAGTGGCCTGCTCTGGGTGTCGGGCATCAGCATTCTGCTGTTTGGGGCCTACGTGTGGTGGGACAAGCGCCGGGGCAAAAAACGGCCAGAATCGGCGTTGGCCCAGAAAAACTAACAAATTGGACGAAAACCCCGGAATAGGATTCGGCGGCTGCTACCTTTGCGAGCTTAAATGGGGGCCGAATTGCCGGTTTCCCGCTCCCCTCACTTCTGATGCAGTGCCCCGTGCGTTTTCTTCCGGGTTTTAGCTGGCTTGCCGGCTTGGCCGCCCTCCTGTGCCTCTCCTTGCCGGGCCAGGCCCAAACAACTCCGTTCCCTTCTACTCCCCTGCTGCGCGAGCTGACGCTGCGCACCGACACCACGCGCTACTCGCTGAGCCGCCACACCATTGCCGTGCAGGGCGAGCCTAACCTGTACTTCTACTACCGGCAGGACGATGAAACCGCCGAGCTGCTGCTCTACCCGCTGAGCTGGCAGACCAAAGCACCCGTGCGCCTGCGCCGATCCGCTGACTTCGTGCTGCTCGACTCGCTTACGGCCGTCGGCAACCAGTATTACCGCACCAAAATCCGGTTCAAGGACTTGCCCGCGGCCCGCTTCCTGCAGCTCACCTTCACCCAGGCCAGCGACAGTGCCGGCCGGCCTCCGCTGACCCAGACGGTAAGCCTGCTGCCCATTACGCGCACCACCCTGGAGTTTAAGCCCAACGACACGGAGCTGTTTGTGGGCGAGGAAAAGGTGTTCGATTTGAGCAGCAATAACCCCAAGAACATCCGCGTCTCGACGGAGTGGACCAAGGGCCAGGACATCGACTACCGCATTGTGCAGGAAAAAGGCCAGCTGCGCCTGCGCGTGGTTCCCAACGAGCTAGGCACCCGCCTGCTCACGGTGCGCCCCCAGACCGAGCGGCCCTTCCTGACCGACAACAACCGCCGCCTGAGCTACGCCCTGGCTCCGCTGCGCCAGGAATTTACGGTGAAGGCCTCGCGGCTGCGCTTTCTGAGCGTCGATAAAAAGGAAATAACCATGGACGAGGCCGCCCGCCGCAAGGGCGTGGAAATCATCCTCGACAACGGCCGCACCTTTGACCTGAAGCGCACCTACCGCATTGAGGATCAAGAAGAAGCCGGCGGCGCTTTGATGGCCGAGCTCTTTACCCGCCAGTACCTGACCAACGACCGGGTGCTGTGCTGGCTGCGCGTGTACAACACCCACCGGCAGACGGACAGCTACCTCTACATCAAGGAAAACGACCAGCCCAAGTACATTACCAACTTCAACATCTCGCCCAAAACGGCCATCAGCAGCGTGCAGGTGCGGCACCGGGGCGGCGACTGGAGCTCCAGCCTCAACGTGAACCCCGGCGAAACCGTGGACGTGCGCCTGGAGGGCGAGTCCTTGCAGAAGGCCCGCTTCCACTTCGAGGACCTGACCGTGGTGCCTTCCGACTCGTCGATCCGCTCGGACGCGGCCGTGGTGTACCGCGTGCAGGTGCCTCAGACTATTGACAAGCGCCGCATCACCATCTTCAACGCCGGCCAACCCACAGGCTATGCGTTGGCCGTGAAGGAGTTTCAGCGCCCCCACCCGCTCGATTTCGTGGCTGTCAACTTCGGGGAAAGCCCGCGGGTAATCAACCGCCTCAACGGGCCGGTGCTCTACGACCGGACCATCAGTGACGTGGTCTTCAGCTTCAACCCCAACGGCATCGACACCGAAGCCCAGCTCTACGGCAAGCAGTACCTGACCTTCGACATCCGGACCCAGAACGCCAAGGGGAGCTGATTGAGATGCGCACCATCGACAACGTGGTGGTCTGCCCCGGCGACAACTCGGTGCGGGCCGCCTTCTACCAGGACAAGCAGTGCCAGGTGGGCAACATCAGCCTCAACAACATCCTGAGCTCCCGCAAAACCTACGACCTGGACGACTGGAGCACAATTATCATCACCATCAAGCACAACCAGAGCCAGTACCAGGAGCCGGGCTTCACCCAGAAGCTGGAACTGGTGCTTAAGCGCCGCATCAAGTTCGACATCGACGTGAGCTTCCCCGGCGGCCTGCTTACCAAGTACAAGGGCGAGTCGAGCTACACTTCCTTCGGCGGTATCTCGCTGGCCATGCTGGGGCAGCTGAGCTTTTACCACCCGAGAAAATCAACCGCCTGCGCCCGTATAAAGTGGGAGCCGGCTTCGTGGCCCTCAACGCCTTCGACCTAAGCAAAAACGGCGGCAACCGGGACTTGGGCGTGGTTATTCTGGGCTCCATCTACCCACTCGCCGCGACGCTAAGCTCACCTTCCCGCTTTACCTGGGCGGCGGCTACCTGCTTTCCGCCGGCAAGCCCTTCTTCCTCCTCGGCCCGGCATCGGCGTGCGGCTGTAAGGTGAGTTGGTGAAATGGCGAGTTTGATGTTCAGCTAACCCGTGTCATTGCGAGCTTGCGAAGCAATCCGTCCTCTACTAGTGACAAACATCCTTTACCCAGAAAGCCCTTTACTACCGCAATAGTAAAGAGCTTTTCACTTCAGGTAACTCAGCACATTTTAGAGGACGGATTGCTTCGTCTTGCTCGCAATGACACTGTTCTTTTGCAGTATAGCATGCCTGGCCCTGATGGGTACTATGGTATTCCAAACGCGTTTCTGGCAATCTTATAGCCGGGACTTGTTTGCCTTGCTTAGCAGCAACTGCCTCCCGAAGTAATACCTCTTATTTTTATATCCAGGCGATGAACCGATTTGACCGGGTAACGGCTATTCTGATCCAGCTGCAGGCCAAGCGCACCGTGACGGGGCCGGCTTTGGCCGCGCAGTTTGGCGTGAGCTTACGCACCATCTACCGCGACCTGCGCACCCTGGAAGAAGCCGGTGTACCCTCATTGGCGAGCAGGGAATCGGGTACTCGCTGGTGGAAGGCTACCGTTTGCCGCCGGTCATGTTTTCCCGCGAAGAAGCTACGGCCCTGCTCACAGCCGAAAAGCTGGCCGCCCAGCTCACCGACGCGCCCACGGCCCAGCTCAGCGGGCGGCCATGGACAAGCTGCGTGCCGTGCTGCGCCGCCCCGACCGGGACCACCTCGAAACCCTGGCGCCCCGCATCCATGTGCTCAGCCCCGCGACCCGGCCGGCTTTCCGGCGGCCTACCAGCTGCTGGTGACGGCCGTGGCCGCCAGCCGCGTGGTGCACCTGCGCTACCACTCCGCCGACGCTCAGGCTCCCTCCGCCCGCGACATTGAGCCCGTCAGCCTGTACCGCAGCCGGGTGTGGCACGTGCTGGCGTATTGCCGGCTGCGCAAGACCTTCCGGATTTCCGCCTCGACCGTATCGAAGCGCTGGAGCTGCGGGAGGAAGTCTTTACCCCCGCCCGAAACCCTGCAGCAGCACTGGGCCAAACAAGCCAAGCGCCAGCCCGGGAAAAGGTCGTGCTCCGCTTTCAGCCGGACGCGGTGCTGCCCGCCCTGGCCCGACAGCTGCAGGATACCAAGTACCAGTACGGCTGGACCCAGGAGCACATTTTGCCGGATGGCAGCCTGGAAATGAGCTTTCTAATCGGGGACCTGCCCTACCTGGCCACCTGGCTGCTGCCCTACGCCGGGGCCGTTACCATCCTAGAGCCCGCCGTGCTGGAAGAGCACCTGCGCGAGCTGGCCCGGCGGGTGTATGAAATATTTTGTACCCCCAAAACATGCTGACACAGGGCTGTCAGTAGGCGCCGAGACCTTTGTAGAGTCAAGTGACAAACACCTTTTTACCCCAACTCACAAAGTAAAAAAATGGAAAAGCGCACCGTAGACCCGTGGAAATGGGGAGAGCAAACCAATTCGGTTCAGGCCGTCGAAATCAAACAGCCCGCCGGCACCCTTTACTGCTCCGGGCAGGTGGCTCTCGACGCGGAGGGCCGGCCCAGCTCGGCCGATATGCGCAGCCAGCTGCAGCAAACCTTCCAGAACCTGGAGCAGCTCATCGGCGAAGCGGGGTATGAATGCTCGGGCATCGTGCGGCTGAACGTGTACACCACTTCCGTAACGGAGTTTTTCACGACCTGCTCGGATGTGTACCAGGCCTGGATAGCCCGGCACGGCGTGAAGCAAGCCACGACGCTGCTGGAAGTGCAGGGCCTGTTTGCGGGCCTCACCGTGGAGCTGGAAGCTACTGTAGTAAAGTAAGCTCCTGACCAAAAACGCTCCCCAGGGCTGGCTAGTGGGTCGGCCCTGGGGAGCGTTGCTGTGCTTTATCCGGTACTTTAGGCGTTGCCAACCGGCCTATTACGCTAGCCGCTATGATTT belongs to Hymenobacter cellulosilyticus and includes:
- a CDS encoding WYL domain-containing protein — its product is MARAGVLPAAQDLPDFRLDRIEALELREEVFTPARNPAAALGQTSQAPAREKVVLRFQPDAVLPALARQLQDTKYQYGWTQEHILPDGSLEMSFLIGDLPYLATWLLPYAGAVTILEPAVLEEHLRELARRVYEIFCTPKTC
- a CDS encoding RidA family protein translates to MEKRTVDPWKWGEQTNSVQAVEIKQPAGTLYCSGQVALDAEGRPSSADMRSQLQQTFQNLEQLIGEAGYECSGIVRLNVYTTSVTEFFTTCSDVYQAWIARHGVKQATTLLEVQGLFAGLTVELEATVVK